The genomic interval TGCGCCACGAGGCTATTTCTTGGTTCAGTCAAGATGCGATAGAGCTCTTCGAGAGAGAGTGGACTAAGCGCGCAGATGTTGTGCAACCTGCCAATGAGCTCGGGGATAAAGCCAAAGGCTTGGAGATCCGCGGGTGTGGTTAGGTCGAGGGGAGTGAAGTTGGATTCAAAGattggttggtgagggagatggcggtaGGATTCCAGAGGAAGGATATCCTTCAGACTGTTTGTCGAGGAGAATGACCTCCCGCCTCGGATTTCTGAACCGAACCCGATGGAGGGTTTGGATACCCTCCTCAGAACGGTTTTATCCAGCCCTACAAAGGCGCCACAGAAAACAAACAGAATGTTGGTGGTATCAATGGTGTACTGGTCGACTTTCCCCGATGGGGGcgcttgtggtggtgtggttgatcCGTAACCGGTGGGGGGCTGGTTTTGCGTGCGGGAGGGCCGGTTGTCCTTGACAGTGATGGTGACCTTGGTGCCTTCTACCAGCTTCAGCAATGCTTGCTgaacaccctctccgcctACGTCTCTTCCGTTGACGGTTTCTTTTCTAGCGATCTTGTCAAACTCGTCGAGGACAATGATTCCATGCTCGGCGGCCTTAACGTCGTAGTTGGCTTCGATGAGGAGACGCTCGATGCAGGATTCGACGTCTTGGCCGATGTAGCCTGCTTGGGTGAAGGAGTTGCAGTCGCtgatggtgaaggggacGTTGAGTTTTTTGCTGAGGGTTCTGCACGGCTGTAAGCAAGGGGCCCAATTCTACATCAGCAAAGAAGTGAACTCACTCCAAGATATACGTCTTTCCCACGCCCGTAGGACCAATCAAGAGCAGGTTACTCTTGTCAATCTTGACATGGTTTGGCACCGTCATGTCCTCCTGAATGTAAAAGTTGTCCGAGGGTGCCTCAAATGGGTCTTCGAGAACTTCGTTGTGGGTGCCCCGTACGGACTCGTGGTGACCGGGAAATTCGTCTTCAGCAACATGGCGGATGTTAGTCTGCTGCCGCCACGATTTGGGAGCATAAGCAGAACGATGAGAGTGCCTTCGCCCACCTTCGACAGGGTGTACAGGCGCGCTGTAACCTGTGCGCTCAAAAATCTCGCGGTCCTGAGCAAACTTTTGTCTCTGAATCTTTTCCCTCAGATGTTGATCCTGCAGCTCGTGGTGTTGACGCCGCCGGAGCCCTTGGTAGTGGTTGAAGATGACGGAGCAGATGGTCTTCTTCGCCCGGTCCTGGCCCACCACGTAATCGTCTACCCTCTTTTTCAGATCTCGGGGGTAGAACTGGGGGACGCCAAACTTGgacttggagaagatgggACCGCGGCCGGTGTCCTGTGTCGGATCGTAGCTTGACGTGAAGCCCGAGTTGAAGTAACTAGATCGGcggggggaggcgaggaggatgctcgAGGTTGAATAGGCTGGGCTCCGAAGCCGGGCAAATCGCCGTGTTGCGCATAGAGGCGCCAGCGGTCTAGTCAAGACCAACATGATGGTGTGCTTGAGCTACTGTCATGCTCGGGAGAAGGCAGCTCGCGGGTGCGATCGGCGTACGTGGTAGGGGTCGGAGCACGGACGGTAAGGGTCAGGAAGAGGCGTAGGTGATTTAAGAATGTTTTAGTAACAAGAGGTTTGCCGGTATCAGTCAGGATGGAGAAAAACCGAGAAGAGAGTGTTTGTGATGGCACACATCATGGTGCTAGCCCGTGAGACAATGGCACCGGTGGTTAGAGCACCTGGATGACCCGGAGAGCGGGGGAGAAGCACCGACCACCGCCCGCGCGTCGCGCATCTCCCATGTCTTGTTGGAGAGagctctccacctccacctgaGCTCCGGAAAGCTCCCCTCCTTGTCTGCCCGTCAGTGCTCGTCAGTGGCAGTGTCAGTGTCATCTTAGCAAAGACCCCACCAAACCTAGCTCAGCCAGAAGGAGGCGAATCGGGTCATGGCGTCGATATCAGCTCCCCCTCTCTATCTCTTCTTGTCCGAACTTCGGCTGGCGTGGGCTGGACTGGTCGGACTGCTGCATCTCTGCGATAAGCGGGCTTCAGGCTTCCCTCCAGGGGCTGGTCACAGATGAATGGCGCATGAGTTTTGGCTCCCAACGGGCACGGCACAGAAAGGGGCATTGCTGCAGGCAATACACGCATACAAATACACGCTGGGTTTGCACCAGGCGTGGAGCCCCTGCCCACTGGTGGGTTGTATTGGGCTGCACTAGGAGGGGCTCCAATGATGTAATTAGCATCTACATACCAACTGAAAGACCCCTTTGGGCTTTTATCAACCTCACACCACATCTTCCCAGAACACACCATCTATATCTGTGTCGAATCCAGCGAGAGCCCAATCTTTCGTTTCTCTCCTCGAcgtcttcttcccacccTAGCAACAATTTGAAAGCGTTCTCGTCTTGATAGCTTGTCCCGGAAGCGTCAGCTGgctgcccctccttcaagTCACGCTAAGAAGCACCCTACGAGGCGATTTGATATTCCTGTTTGAGGTACTCTTCAATTCACAAATTTTCATCAAACAAGATGGATCCCGTTGCTCTTGAATCGTCCAACACCCTGGCCAAGAATGGTCATACCGCTGGTAACATCCCCAATGATGGAACTGGTACGTCCTATCCCAACATGCCAAGATATGGACTGGCAGTGAAGCTGACATGAATCAGGCGTGGTTGCCCTCGATCCCTATCTTGAGCCATTCAAGCCTGCGTTGAAGAGACGCTTTGACAAGGCTCAAGAATGgatcaagaagattgagaaGACCGAAGGTGGTCTGGACAAGTTCAGCAAGGTATGATCCACCACTGCCAATGACAGGGACTTTACTGACCATCCCAGGGCGCCGACACGTTTGGCATCCATCAAAATGACGACGGCAGCATCTACTACAAGGAATGGGCACCCAATGCCAAACAGGCAGCTGTCATTGGTGAATTCAACAACTGGGACCGCAATGCCCATCGCATGACGAGGAACGACTTTGGTGTCTTTGAGATCACCATTCCTCCCACCTCTGACGGCAAAGCTGCCATCCCCCACAACTCCAAGATCAAGATCTCTCTTGAGCTCCCAGACGGGCAGTGGATCGACAGACTACCGGCTTGGATCAAGTATGTCACCCAGGATCTCTCCGTCTCGCCCGCCTACGATGCTCGGTTCTGGAACCCCCCCGCCTCTGAGAGGTACTCTTTCAAGCACCAGAGGCCCAAGAGGCCAGAGAGCTTGAGGATCTACGAAGCCCATGTCGGTATCTCGTCACCAGAGCTCAGGGTTACCACCTACAAGGAATTCACCAAGAACATGCTCCCACGCATCAAGAGCCTGGGTTACAACGCCATCCAGCTCATGGCCATCATGGAACACGCCTACTATGCCAGCTTCGGCTACCAGGTCAAcaacttcttcgccgccagcagcagaTATGGCCCGCCTGAGGACCTGAAGGAGTTGGTCGACACGGCTCACAGCCTGGGACTCGTTGTTCTTCTCGATGTTGTTCACAGTCACGCTTCCAAGAACGTCCTGGACGGCCTGAATGAGTTTGATGGCACAGACCACCAGTACTTCCACGCGGGTGCCAAAGGAAAGCACGAGCTCTGGGACAGCAGACTGTTCAACTATGGCCACCATGAGGTGCTCAGATTCCTCTTGAGCAACTTGAGATTCTGGATGGACGAGTACCACTTTGATGGATTCCGGTTCGACGGTGTTACTAGCATGCTTTACCTTCATCACGGTATTGGAACGTAAGTCTTAGAGCCTATCCCTAACCCCGTGGCAGTCATTGACCGACACTTAACAGCGGCTTCTCGGGTGGTTACCATGAGTACTTTGGTGCTGATGTCgacgaggaggctgttgtCTACCTCATGTTGGCCAACGAACTGCTTCACGAACTCTACCCTGACGTCATCACGGTTGCTGAGGATGTCTCTGGCATGCCGGCGCTTTGTCTGCCACTCTCactgggtggtgttggcttcGACTACAGACTTGCCATGGCCATTCCCGACATGTGGATCAAGAtcctcaaggagaagaaggatgaggagtgggaCATTGGCAACATtaccttcaccctcaccaaccgcCGCCACGGCGAAAAGACGATCGCCTATGCCGAGAGTCACGATCAAGCGTACGTTTCTCCTCACCCAAGAGATTTGCTATTTTGATGCTAACTCTACTCTAGTCTTGTCGGTGACAAGTCTCTCATGATGCATCTGTGCGACGCTGAGCTCTACACCCATATGTCTACGCTCACCCCATTGACCCCGGTTATTGACCGCGGTATGGCCTTGCACAAGATGATCCGTCTGTTGACCCATGCTCTCGGAGGCGAGGGTTACCTCAACTTTGAGGGCAACGAGTTTGGTCACCCCGAGTGGTTGGACTTCCCCCGCGAGGGCAATCAGAACTCTTTCTGGTATGCTCGCCGCCAGCTGAACCTGACCGAGGACCGCCTCCTTCGGTATCAGTTCCTCAACAACTTTGACCGCTCCATGAACTTGTGCGAGAACAAGTATGGCTGGCTGCATGCTCCCCAGGCGTACATCTCCCTCAAGCACGAGGGTGACAAGGTCATCGTCTTTGAGCGGGCTGGCGTGGTGTTTGCTTTCAACTTCCACCCAACACAGAGCTTTGAGAACTACCGCATCGGTGTCGATGTCGCAGGCACATATAGGGTTGTGCTCGACTCTGACACCAAGGAGCACGGCGGCTTTAGCAGAGTCGACTCGAACACACGGTTCTTCACCGAGCCTCTGGAGTGGAACCACCGGAGGAACTGCACTCATATCTACCTCCCTTGCAGGACTGCTCTGGTCTTTGCTTTGGAGTcgaccaccactcccaacGGTCACTGACTGCAGCAGGCGGTGTCTTGGGTCACCCGGTTAGGTGGCTTTTAAATACTGGGTTATCAAAAGGTGTTGGAGGCATATTCTTGTTGTAGATATTTTCTTGTAAAAGCGGATGGGAAAATCCCCAAAGATAGACAGGTTCACACAAAAATGTATGAGAATGTACATTGAGCAATTGGTGTGTTATGTTTCAAAAGTCTTGAGTGGGAGGAGCTTCGTTCGTGCGAGGATCCAAGCTGTCAATTGAGTTCAGCCAAAACCCAATCAGCTCCAGGGGCTCCATCCCGGGACGTCCCGGTAAGCCatctcaacagcagcggGACAGTTCTCAGGATTGGCAACGGCCATTGAGGGGAAACCAACGCCCAAAAGAATATGCAACTGCCATGATGCAATAGTCCAATCAGGTCCAGAGCTCCCCTTGAAAATTGCAAAAGGATTGGCCCAAGAGCGGGGGACCACGGACCATCACCTGCTAGATAGTTACAGTGGTGAGGGGAAAGACCTCGACAGGTTCGTGAGAGATcggggaaaggaaagaagggaagagctggaagcCAACAGAATGGCTGGTGCTGTCGAGAAAATGTGGGTCCGCTCAGTCAAAAAGCTCCAAACTTGGAATCCGTCAGGTCACGTGGAAAGATGGAGCTCCGCAGCTTCTAGCCGAAAGCTCATCGAGAGATTTTCGAACCcgttttcttcctcctccaagccatTCTCTCTGCCTTGcacatccaccatccaaGTCCGCCCTTACCATCGTCAAGATGTTCAAGAGGTGAGTTGCTGCTGATCCAGCCATGGACTCTCCCTGTCGTCGGCTTCCCGATCCCCAATCGAGGTTAATTGAGAACTAACCCAAGGCTCTTctgccctccccctcaacagcGGCATTTCCGCCTTCGCCCGGACGGCTCGTCCCTCCTTCGCGGCGGCGACTCGTCGCGCCGTTCGCCCGGCCCCCCTCAACTTCAGAACCCCTGCCCTCAGCAGATTCGCCAGCACggccggtgttggtgatggcaagATCTACCAGGTCATCGGTAAGCTCGACCGGCCAGACCACAAGCATGCGCCCACACTAGAGGTGGGACAATCCGGGAAAATTCAGCTAACCATGTCTCTCCCAACCAACAGGTGCCGTCGTCGATGGTTAGTaaccgcaacaccacccagcaAAAACAATCTTGACAATGTCGTCCCCGAGATCATTGTCGCTGACCCCCTGCCCACAGTCAAGTTCGACACCGAGAAGCTCCCCCCCATTCTCAACGCCCTTGAGACCCAAAACGGTGGCAACAAGCTTGTCCTCGAGGTCGCGGTACGCCAAGACTCCCACCTCCAcatcccaccaaccacacacGTGTACTGACAGCCCGCACAGCAACATCTCGGCGAGAACGTCGTGAGATGTATTGCCATGGACGGTTGGTTTCCGCTATATCCGGCAGTTGTTGGACTATTTTCTGAGACGCTATTTAGGTACCGAGGGTCTGGTTCGCGGCGCCAAGGCCGTTGATAGTGAGTTTTTTACCCTCAACTACACCAGCATGTCCAATATCAGACAGCTAACCATGTCACAGCCGGtgctcccatcaccatcccgTGAGTTTATTTGACGACAAGGACAACAGAGTATGATCGGGGACACCCAACTGACGTTTGCTAGTGTCGGCCCTGCCACTCTTGGTCGTATCATGAACGTCACCGGTGACCCGATCGACGAGCGTGGACCCATCAAGACTGACAAGCGCCTCCCCATTCACGCCGAGGCTCCCGAGTTCATTGAGcagtccaccaccgccgagaTTCTCGTTACCGGTATCAAGgtcgtcgacctcctcgccccctACGCCCGTGGTGGAAAGATTGGTCTCttcggtggtgccggtgtcGGCAAGACTGTGTTCATTCAGgagctcatcaacaacatcgccAAGGCCCACGGTGGTTACTCCGTCTTCACTGGTGTCGGTGAGCGTACCCGTGAGGGTAACGATCTGTACCACGAAATGCAGGAGACTTCCGTCATTCAGCTTGATGGCGAGTCCAAGGTCGCCCTGGTCTTCGGTCAAATGAACGAGCCTCCTGGAGCCCGTGCCCGTGTCGCCCTTACCGGTCTTACCGTCGCTGAGTACTTCCGTGACGAGGAGGGTCAGGATGGTGAGTTATATATATGCCTCAATCCTTGGAGAGTCGGGAAAAACGCTAACCTGATGCTTCTTAGTGTTGCTCTTCATTGACAACATTTTCCGCTTCACCCAGGCCGGTTCCGAGGTATCTGCCCTTCTTGGTCGTATCCCTTCTGCCGTCGGTTACCAAcccaccctcgccgtcgACATGGGTGGTATGCAGGAgcgcatcaccaccaccaccaagggtTCCATTACCTCCGTCCAGGCCGTCTACGTCCCTGCTGACGATTTGACTGATCCTgcccccgccaccaccttcGCCCATTTGGACGCCACCACTGTCTTGTCCCGTGGTATCTCCGAGTTGGGTATCTACCCCGCCGTCGACCCTCTCGACTCCAAGTCTCGTATGCTCGACCCCCGCATTGTCGGTGAGGAGCACTACCAGACCGCCACCCGTGTCCAGCAGATCCTCCAGGAGTACAAGTCTCTTCAGGATATCATTGCCATTCTTGGTATGGACGAACTTTCTGAAGCCGATAAGCTTACCGTCGAGCGTGCCCGCAAGATCCAGCGTTTCCTGAGCCAGCCTTTCACTGTCGCCCAGGTTTTCACTGGTATCGAGGGTAAGCTCGTCGACCTCAAGGACACCATCGCCTCCTTCAAGGCCATTCTTtctggtgagggtgatgaccTCCCCGAGGGTGCTTTCTACATGGTTGGTGACTTTGCTTCCGCCCGCGCCAAGGGTGAGAAGATTCTTGCCGAGCTTGAGGCGAGCGCTTaatttggtggtggcgaggtGTAAAAGTGGGAAGGAATCGGCGACCTGTGTATAGAAGCGAAAATGGTTTCCGGGGAGTTCCCTAGCTCAGTCAAGTTTCTTTTGTGAGCTGTGTATCAATTGAGTCTTTCCACGTTATCACTGTGTGTATCCCGTTGTTATGTCTGTTCCATTTCGTCTGATGTCTGCGTGTGAAAGTCTCGGCATTAGATTTGGTACacatggtggtgggataaAAGGTGGGGCCAATGGGAGATTTTGATTGCTGATAAATAGTAAATGAAGGTTTAGCCTGTGTCGTCCTGTGCGCTTTG from Podospora pseudoanserina strain CBS 124.78 chromosome 6, whole genome shotgun sequence carries:
- the MCX1 gene encoding ATP-binding protein (EggNog:ENOG503NWNJ; COG:O), yielding MLVLTRPLAPLCATRRFARLRSPAYSTSSILLASPRRSSYFNSGFTSSYDPTQDTGRGPIFSKSKFGVPQFYPRDLKKRVDDYVVGQDRAKKTICSVIFNHYQGLRRRQHHELQDQHLREKIQRQKFAQDREIFERTGYSAPVHPVEGGRRHSHRSAYAPKSWRQQTNIRHVAEDEFPGHHESVRGTHNEVLEDPFEAPSDNFYIQEDMTVPNHVKIDKSNLLLIGPTGVGKTYILETLSKKLNVPFTISDCNSFTQAGYIGQDVESCIERLLIEANYDVKAAEHGIIVLDEFDKIARKETVNGRDVGGEGVQQALLKLVEGTKVTITVKDNRPSRTQNQPPTGYGSTTPPQAPPSGKVDQYTIDTTNILFVFCGAFVGLDKTVLRRVSKPSIGFGSEIRGGRSFSSTNSLKDILPLESYRHLPHQPIFESNFTPLDLTTPADLQAFGFIPELIGRLHNICALSPLSLEELYRILTEPRNSLVAQYTALFETYPSKLFFTRSALYAIAERAAKNETGARGLKMEMERVLAEPMYDAPTPYVLITEACVKGEEKAGYWGKDGKMEVERRIREEDERMVSGGVEVRLSAEEAREAAGLGSA
- the GLC3 gene encoding alpha-1,4-glucan branching enzyme (CAZy:GH13; EggNog:ENOG503Q3MX; COG:G); protein product: MDPVALESSNTLAKNGHTAGNIPNDGTGVVALDPYLEPFKPALKRRFDKAQEWIKKIEKTEGGLDKFSKGADTFGIHQNDDGSIYYKEWAPNAKQAAVIGEFNNWDRNAHRMTRNDFGVFEITIPPTSDGKAAIPHNSKIKISLELPDGQWIDRLPAWIKYVTQDLSVSPAYDARFWNPPASERYSFKHQRPKRPESLRIYEAHVGISSPELRVTTYKEFTKNMLPRIKSLGYNAIQLMAIMEHAYYASFGYQVNNFFAASSRYGPPEDLKELVDTAHSLGLVVLLDVVHSHASKNVLDGLNEFDGTDHQYFHAGAKGKHELWDSRLFNYGHHEVLRFLLSNLRFWMDEYHFDGFRFDGVTSMLYLHHGIGTGFSGGYHEYFGADVDEEAVVYLMLANELLHELYPDVITVAEDVSGMPALCLPLSLGGVGFDYRLAMAIPDMWIKILKEKKDEEWDIGNITFTLTNRRHGEKTIAYAESHDQALVGDKSLMMHLCDAELYTHMSTLTPLTPVIDRGMALHKMIRLLTHALGGEGYLNFEGNEFGHPEWLDFPREGNQNSFWYARRQLNLTEDRLLRYQFLNNFDRSMNLCENKYGWLHAPQAYISLKHEGDKVIVFERAGVVFAFNFHPTQSFENYRIGVDVAGTYRVVLDSDTKEHGGFSRVDSNTRFFTEPLEWNHRRNCTHIYLPCRTALVFALESTTTPNGH
- the ATP2 gene encoding atp2, beta subunit of the F1 sector of mitochondrial F1F0 ATP synthase (COG:C; EggNog:ENOG503NVU5; BUSCO:EOG09261T74) gives rise to the protein MFKSGISAFARTARPSFAAATRRAVRPAPLNFRTPALSRFASTAGVGDGKIYQVIGKLDRPDHKHAPTLEVGQSGKIQLTMSLPTNRCRRRWLVTATPPSKNNLDNVVPEIIVADPLPTVKFDTEKLPPILNALETQNGGNKLVLEVASMIGDTQLTFASVGPATLGRIMNVTGDPIDERGPIKTDKRLPIHAEAPEFIEQSTTAEILVTGIKVVDLLAPYARGGKIGLFGGAGVGKTVFIQELINNIAKAHGGYSVFTGVGERTREGNDLYHEMQETSVIQLDGESKVALVFGQMNEPPGARARVALTGLTVAEYFRDEEGQDVLLFIDNIFRFTQAGSEVSALLGRIPSAVGYQPTLAVDMGGMQERITTTTKGSITSVQAVYVPADDLTDPAPATTFAHLDATTVLSRGISELGIYPAVDPLDSKSRMLDPRIVGEEHYQTATRVQQILQEYKSLQDIIAILGMDELSEADKLTVERARKIQRFLSQPFTVAQVFTGIEGKLVDLKDTIASFKAILSGEGDDLPEGAFYMVGDFASARAKGEKILAELEASA